The following are encoded in a window of Deltaproteobacteria bacterium genomic DNA:
- the hemW gene encoding radical SAM family heme chaperone HemW, translated as MINDNKPGLYVHVPFCRSKCPYCDFYSHTDRSLITAWLKALEREIGFYRNEFPSFDTLYLGGGSPSILSEEQIGRLLEMIFDRFHFEPDSEITFEANPNDLEPAKLKRFREFGVNRISLGVQSFDDRELLFLRRRHTVKQAEQALRWIREAGFTNVGVDLIYGLPGQPKEQWLDSLTQALAFNPEHLSCYQLTVAKGTLFWGLKEKGHLQAISEAEEEAFFLATSEFLEDHGYGHYEISNFARGKQYFSRHNQKYWNRLPYLGLGPSAHSFQGNRRWWNVRSLNRYCQALEAGRPPVEEREELTVEQIQLEIISLGLRTRSGLDLSRLGDSLNLEKTLSRLVEARLVSVTNNRMVPTLRGFLMADHLPLLLF; from the coding sequence ATGATAAACGATAATAAGCCCGGTCTTTATGTCCATGTTCCCTTTTGCCGGAGCAAATGCCCCTACTGTGATTTTTATTCCCATACCGACCGATCCCTGATTACTGCCTGGTTGAAGGCCCTTGAAAGGGAAATCGGTTTCTATCGAAATGAGTTCCCCAGCTTCGATACCCTCTATCTGGGCGGGGGCAGCCCTTCGATTCTTTCCGAAGAACAGATCGGCCGCCTTCTGGAGATGATTTTTGATCGGTTTCATTTTGAGCCCGATTCGGAAATTACTTTCGAGGCCAACCCCAACGATTTGGAACCGGCCAAATTAAAAAGATTTCGCGAGTTCGGTGTCAATCGCATCAGCCTGGGGGTCCAATCCTTTGATGATCGGGAATTGTTGTTTTTAAGAAGACGGCACACGGTCAAACAAGCGGAACAGGCCTTGAGATGGATTAGGGAAGCCGGTTTTACGAATGTGGGGGTTGATCTTATTTATGGCCTTCCGGGGCAGCCCAAGGAACAATGGCTGGACTCTTTAACTCAGGCCCTGGCCTTTAATCCCGAGCATCTTTCCTGTTATCAATTGACCGTCGCCAAAGGAACCCTCTTCTGGGGGCTGAAAGAAAAAGGACACCTTCAGGCGATCAGTGAGGCGGAAGAAGAGGCCTTTTTTCTGGCCACCTCCGAGTTCTTAGAAGACCACGGGTATGGCCATTATGAGATCTCTAATTTCGCCCGGGGAAAACAATATTTTTCAAGGCACAACCAAAAGTACTGGAACCGGTTGCCCTATCTGGGCCTGGGGCCTTCAGCCCATTCTTTTCAGGGAAACCGCCGCTGGTGGAATGTCCGGTCCCTTAACCGATATTGCCAGGCTTTGGAAGCAGGAAGACCGCCCGTAGAGGAGCGAGAGGAACTCACCGTAGAGCAGATTCAATTGGAGATAATCAGCCTGGGACTCCGGACACGGTCCGGTTTGGACCTAAGTCGCCTTGGAGATAGCCTGAATTTAGAAAAAACCCTGTCCAGGCTGGTTGAAGCCCGATTGGTATCCGTCACTAACAATCGTATGGTCCCCACGCTGAGGGGCTTTCTGATGGCCGACCATCTGCCTTTGTTATTATTTTAA
- a CDS encoding long-chain-acyl-CoA synthetase: MAGGIQSKNGPTITLWDMVLGWLSLCLRLPSIIRTFKRINHIAAENRESWGSMLEETARKYPQNMAIKSQEAWLTYKEYNARVNRYARYFLSQGLQKGEVLALFLETRPELLIIYSALAKIGVINAMINTNLRQDALRHCLTLNKARGFVVGEEVLDAFEEVRTGLSLTPRQRLFFCPDKGKTPVPEGFSNLALGVKDFPETDPPTTSEVRPKDTLAYVFTSGTTGGLPKAAIVSHGRVVRSRYFNGVIVLNMKSDDTLYVPLPFFHTNALSLSWPTVFARGSALAVRRKFSVSRFWEDVRQYQATAWCYVGELCRYLVNQPSKPDDLDNPLKMILGNGLRPDIWKTFQKRFGISKVFEIYGAAESNLYFVNMLNRHATVGTCRAPHVLVQYDVQEDEPVRDKNGFMQRVKKHETGLLLGEITQETPFLGYTSLQATESKIMRNVFAPGDAWFNTGDLMKDLGFGHLQFVDRTGDTFRWKGENVSTTEVEKVANTFPGISMSAAYGVLMPGGDGRAGMVAVIPRGRLEDFNFPGLLAHFNQALPSYAVPKFIRFPGEFDYTPTHKIKKTSLRKEGFDPGQIKDTLFVLLPGEKDYRPLTAALTHEIMEGKYKY; this comes from the coding sequence ATGGCCGGTGGTATTCAATCAAAAAACGGGCCTACCATAACCCTTTGGGACATGGTCCTGGGATGGCTGTCCCTTTGCCTGCGGCTTCCCTCCATTATCCGCACCTTTAAACGCATCAACCATATCGCTGCCGAAAATCGCGAATCCTGGGGGAGTATGTTGGAGGAAACGGCCCGGAAATATCCCCAAAACATGGCCATCAAATCCCAGGAGGCTTGGCTGACCTATAAGGAATACAATGCCCGGGTCAATCGCTATGCCCGCTATTTCCTTTCCCAGGGTCTGCAAAAAGGAGAGGTATTGGCCCTCTTTTTGGAAACCCGGCCGGAACTGCTCATTATTTATAGCGCTCTGGCCAAAATCGGGGTCATCAACGCCATGATCAATACCAATTTGCGTCAGGACGCCCTGAGGCATTGCCTGACCCTTAATAAGGCCAGGGGGTTTGTCGTCGGAGAAGAGGTTTTGGATGCCTTTGAAGAGGTGCGGACCGGGTTGTCTTTAACTCCCCGGCAAAGGCTTTTCTTTTGCCCGGACAAGGGAAAGACCCCGGTCCCGGAAGGATTCAGCAACCTGGCCCTGGGGGTAAAGGATTTCCCCGAGACCGATCCCCCGACCACTTCGGAAGTCCGGCCCAAGGACACGTTGGCCTACGTCTTCACCTCCGGCACTACCGGCGGCCTGCCCAAGGCGGCCATCGTCAGTCATGGCAGGGTGGTGCGCAGCCGCTATTTCAACGGAGTAATCGTCCTCAACATGAAGTCCGATGATACGCTATATGTCCCTCTGCCCTTTTTTCACACCAATGCCCTGTCCCTGAGCTGGCCCACCGTCTTTGCCAGGGGATCGGCCCTGGCGGTCAGACGAAAATTCAGTGTCAGCCGTTTCTGGGAAGACGTACGCCAATACCAGGCCACGGCCTGGTGCTATGTCGGTGAATTGTGCCGTTATCTGGTTAACCAGCCGTCCAAGCCCGATGACCTGGACAATCCCTTAAAAATGATCCTTGGAAACGGCCTGCGCCCTGACATCTGGAAGACCTTCCAGAAGAGATTCGGAATCTCCAAGGTATTTGAAATTTATGGAGCGGCGGAATCCAACCTTTACTTTGTCAATATGTTGAACCGCCATGCCACGGTGGGGACTTGCCGGGCCCCCCATGTCTTGGTGCAGTATGATGTCCAGGAGGATGAGCCGGTCAGGGATAAAAATGGATTTATGCAAAGGGTCAAAAAACATGAAACCGGCCTGCTTTTAGGCGAAATCACACAGGAAACCCCTTTCCTGGGATACACCAGCCTCCAGGCCACTGAATCCAAGATAATGCGAAACGTCTTTGCCCCTGGCGATGCCTGGTTCAACACCGGCGATCTGATGAAAGACCTGGGCTTCGGACACCTTCAATTTGTAGATAGAACCGGGGATACCTTCCGCTGGAAAGGAGAGAACGTCTCCACCACCGAGGTGGAAAAGGTGGCCAATACCTTCCCCGGCATTTCCATGTCCGCTGCCTATGGAGTGCTCATGCCCGGAGGAGACGGCCGGGCGGGCATGGTGGCCGTCATTCCCAGGGGTCGTTTGGAGGATTTTAACTTCCCCGGCCTGCTGGCCCACTTCAATCAGGCCTTGCCCTCTTATGCCGTCCCAAAATTCATCCGTTTTCCAGGAGAATTCGACTATACCCCCACCCACAAGATTAAAAAAACCAGTTTAAGAAAAGAGGGCTTTGACCCCGGACAGATAAAGGATACTCTCTTTGTCCTTTTGCCGGGAGAAAAGGACTACCGCCCCCTGACCGCGGCATTAACTCATGAGATTATGGAGGGGAAATACAAATATTAG